The following coding sequences are from one Xiphophorus couchianus chromosome 22, X_couchianus-1.0, whole genome shotgun sequence window:
- the ly6pge gene encoding lymphocyte antigen 6 family member pge, which produces MTIVRYCLLLLFVFLLPTYSEALKCYTCMGSNNDDCNRQGSKSCPSYSDACAVVVGHDSGVMKSCSYKSFCSQASSQGYRAPGVRVHCCYSDDCNIKSFASPLPGFSFWLLSFLLLLH; this is translated from the exons ATGACGATCGTCCGCTATTGTCTATTGCTGCTTTTTGTGTTCCTGCTGCCAACTTACA GCGAGGCTTTGAAGTGCTACACCTGCATGGGCTCTAATAACGATGACTGCAACCGACAAGGCTCCAAATCCTGTCCCAGCTACTCTGACGCCTGTGCGGTGGTGGTGGGCCATGACA GTGGCGTGATGAAGTCGTGTTCCTACAAGTCTTTCTGCAGTCAGGCCAGCAGCCAGGGATACAGAGCACCAGGGGTCAGAGTTCACTGCTGCTACAGTGACGACTGCAACATTAAAAGCTTCGCCTCTCCGCTGCCAGGATTCAGCTTTTGGCTGCTGTCTTTTCTGCTACTTTTGCACTGA